In one window of Leifsonia sp. NPDC080035 DNA:
- a CDS encoding ROK family protein yields MRLGIDIGGTKTDAVAVDDGGVLAQRVRLATGFGHAAVVETAVTAVSRIGELTGLSAAGFDSIGIGIPGMVDNASGHVAHAVNLGVERLALGGELAGRLGVGVRVENDVKAAALGAYHLLGMRGTMAYLNLGTGMAAGIVADGRLWRGATGIAGEIGHLPVDPAGAPCACGQRGCLETVASGSGIARQWPTDDPLPVRAVFAAAADGDPAARAITARLAEGIAAAVRVLVLTVDVDAVVIGGGLRHLGDRLLCDVHEVLDGWARTSPFLASLALSQRVRLVPEGTPVAALGAALVGGAHG; encoded by the coding sequence GTGAGACTGGGAATCGACATCGGCGGCACCAAGACCGACGCGGTCGCCGTCGACGACGGCGGCGTGCTCGCGCAGCGGGTCCGGCTGGCCACCGGGTTCGGCCACGCGGCCGTGGTCGAGACGGCGGTGACAGCGGTCTCCCGCATCGGCGAGCTGACCGGCCTCTCGGCGGCGGGCTTCGACTCGATCGGCATCGGCATCCCCGGCATGGTGGACAACGCGTCCGGTCACGTCGCGCACGCGGTGAACCTCGGCGTCGAGCGGCTGGCGCTCGGCGGGGAGCTGGCGGGACGGCTCGGCGTCGGCGTGCGGGTCGAGAACGACGTGAAGGCGGCGGCGCTCGGCGCCTACCACCTGCTCGGGATGCGCGGAACGATGGCCTACCTGAACCTCGGCACGGGCATGGCGGCGGGCATCGTCGCCGACGGCCGGCTCTGGCGCGGCGCGACGGGCATCGCGGGCGAGATCGGGCACCTGCCCGTCGACCCGGCCGGCGCACCATGCGCGTGCGGTCAACGTGGTTGCCTGGAGACCGTGGCGAGCGGTTCCGGCATCGCCAGGCAGTGGCCGACCGACGACCCGCTGCCGGTGCGCGCGGTCTTCGCCGCGGCCGCCGACGGCGACCCCGCCGCCCGGGCGATCACCGCTAGGCTTGCCGAAGGCATAGCTGCAGCGGTGCGGGTCCTCGTGCTGACGGTCGACGTCGACGCCGTGGTGATCGGCGGCGGCCTCCGGCATCTCGGGGACCGGCTGCTCTGCGACGTCCACGAGGTGCTCGACGGCTGGGCGCGGACATCCCCGTTCCTCGCCTCGCTCGCGCTGTCGCAGCGCGTGCGCCTCGTCCCGGAAGGCACACCCGTCGCCGCGCTGGGCGCGGCACTCGTTGGAGGAGCACATGGCTGA
- the nagZ gene encoding beta-N-acetylhexosaminidase, whose amino-acid sequence MSGASVTEETLTDSGLRRRIAATLLPGFVGTTLPVWLEERLRGGLGGVCIFGQNIVSAAQLRELTDAIRAANPDAVIAIDEEGGDVTRLYYDSGSPYPGNAVLGRLADTDYTESVARRVGLQLRAAGVNLDFAPDVDINSNAENPVIGVRSFGSTPEVVAEQSAAWTRGLQSAGVAACAKHFPGHGDAGADSHLELPVVDLDPAQLRERELQPFRAVIEAGTRTVMTSHILLTRIDPDLPATFSRTIVEGLLRGELGFDGLVVTDALDMHGASGERGIPEAAVLALAAGCDLLCIGTENTDEQLTEIEDAVLAAIAAGRLSAERVGEAAARVRGLAAGLSEPDAAPEGAAQDDRIDPADVSRVLGAFDVSADAAEWLRAHHGRYSVVRIDTVANIAVGQAPWGPFAAAAADPGTPAAAAFTANPAVVFTEGDHPDLVLAARSPVLVVGKDNHRHAFAREAIDRLRAERDSVLVVDMGWPSEDRRYADIATFGASRLVGTALLDLLGRGT is encoded by the coding sequence GTGAGCGGCGCGTCGGTCACCGAGGAAACCCTGACCGACAGCGGGCTCCGACGGCGCATCGCCGCCACCCTCCTCCCCGGCTTCGTGGGCACCACGCTGCCGGTGTGGCTGGAGGAGCGGCTGCGCGGGGGCCTGGGCGGGGTCTGCATCTTCGGCCAGAACATCGTCTCGGCCGCGCAGCTGCGCGAGCTGACGGACGCGATCCGCGCCGCGAACCCGGACGCCGTGATCGCGATCGACGAGGAGGGCGGCGACGTCACCCGCCTCTACTACGACAGCGGATCGCCGTACCCCGGCAACGCCGTGCTCGGCCGGCTGGCGGACACGGACTACACCGAATCGGTCGCCCGCCGGGTGGGACTTCAGCTGCGCGCCGCCGGCGTGAACCTCGACTTCGCCCCCGACGTCGACATCAACTCGAACGCCGAGAACCCCGTGATCGGCGTGCGCAGCTTCGGCTCGACGCCGGAGGTCGTCGCAGAGCAGAGCGCCGCGTGGACCAGGGGGCTGCAGTCCGCGGGCGTCGCCGCCTGCGCGAAGCACTTCCCAGGCCATGGCGACGCGGGCGCCGACTCGCACCTCGAGCTGCCCGTCGTCGACCTCGACCCCGCGCAGTTGCGCGAGCGCGAGCTGCAGCCGTTCCGCGCCGTCATCGAGGCCGGCACCCGCACGGTGATGACCTCGCACATCCTGCTGACCAGGATCGATCCCGACCTCCCCGCGACGTTCAGCCGCACGATCGTCGAGGGGCTGCTGCGCGGCGAGCTCGGCTTCGACGGGCTCGTCGTCACGGACGCGCTCGACATGCACGGGGCGAGCGGTGAGCGCGGCATCCCGGAGGCGGCCGTGCTGGCGCTCGCCGCCGGCTGCGACCTGCTCTGCATCGGCACCGAGAACACCGACGAGCAGCTGACGGAGATCGAGGATGCGGTGCTCGCGGCGATCGCCGCCGGCCGGCTGAGCGCGGAGCGGGTGGGGGAGGCCGCCGCCCGAGTGCGCGGCCTCGCCGCCGGCCTGAGCGAGCCGGACGCCGCGCCGGAGGGCGCGGCGCAGGACGACCGCATCGACCCGGCCGACGTCTCCCGCGTGCTCGGCGCCTTCGATGTGTCCGCGGACGCCGCCGAATGGCTGCGCGCGCACCACGGCCGCTACTCGGTCGTGCGCATCGACACGGTCGCGAACATCGCCGTCGGGCAGGCGCCGTGGGGACCGTTCGCCGCCGCGGCGGCGGACCCCGGTACGCCCGCGGCGGCCGCGTTCACCGCGAACCCGGCGGTCGTGTTCACCGAGGGCGACCATCCCGACCTCGTGCTGGCGGCGCGGTCGCCCGTGCTCGTCGTCGGCAAGGACAACCACCGGCACGCGTTCGCGCGCGAGGCGATCGACCGGCTGCGGGCGGAGCGCGACAGCGTCCTCGTCGTGGACATGGGCTGGCCGAGCGAGGACCGGCGGTACGCCGACATCGCGACTTTCGGCGCATCCCGGCTGGTCGGCACCGCACTCCTTGATCTGCTGGGGCGCGGGACGTGA
- a CDS encoding carbohydrate ABC transporter permease has translation MTATAQATATATGRTGRKLRQKVRPGRILLGVLAVVLGLIWVFPVYWMLNSSLLPNVVLQSTTPTWLPFGGSFDNFSAVIGGGTFFPALGMSLVVAIITVVFCLGFAFLAALAISRFKFRGRKSFVLAVLLIQMLPAEGLFIAQYKLMGSLGLLNTVIGVSIIYIAAVVPFTIWMLRGFVAGIPADLEEAAMVDGLSRTQAFLRITFPLLAPGLVASGVYAFLQAWNEFTVALVILQENSSQTLPLWLRGFIQQSASRATDWGQVMAASTLVAVPVIIFFLIVQGRMTSGLVSGAVKG, from the coding sequence GTGACCGCCACCGCACAGGCCACCGCGACCGCGACCGGCCGCACCGGCCGCAAGCTCAGGCAGAAGGTCCGGCCCGGCCGCATCCTGCTCGGCGTGCTCGCAGTGGTGCTCGGCCTGATCTGGGTCTTCCCGGTCTACTGGATGCTCAACTCGTCGCTGCTGCCGAACGTCGTGCTGCAGAGCACCACCCCGACCTGGCTGCCCTTCGGCGGATCGTTCGACAACTTCTCCGCCGTGATCGGCGGCGGGACGTTCTTCCCAGCGCTCGGCATGAGCCTCGTCGTCGCGATCATCACCGTCGTCTTCTGCCTGGGCTTCGCGTTCCTCGCGGCACTGGCGATCAGCCGGTTCAAGTTCCGCGGGCGCAAGTCCTTCGTGCTGGCGGTGCTGCTCATCCAGATGCTGCCGGCCGAGGGCCTGTTCATCGCGCAGTACAAGCTGATGGGCTCGCTCGGGCTCCTGAACACGGTGATCGGCGTCAGCATCATCTACATCGCCGCCGTCGTGCCGTTCACGATCTGGATGCTGCGCGGCTTCGTCGCCGGCATCCCCGCCGACCTCGAGGAGGCGGCGATGGTCGACGGCCTCAGCCGCACGCAGGCGTTCCTGCGCATCACCTTCCCGCTGCTCGCGCCCGGCCTCGTCGCCTCCGGCGTGTACGCGTTCCTGCAGGCCTGGAACGAGTTCACGGTGGCGCTGGTCATCCTGCAGGAGAACAGCAGCCAGACGCTGCCGCTCTGGCTGCGCGGGTTCATCCAGCAGTCCGCGTCGCGAGCGACCGACTGGGGCCAGGTGATGGCCGCATCCACGCTCGTCGCCGTTCCCGTGATCATCTTCTTCCTGATCGTGCAGGGGCGGATGACCAGCGGCCTGGTCAGCGGGGCGGTCAAGGGGTGA
- a CDS encoding sugar ABC transporter permease — protein MTATQEHVKASAAPRSPKTQGARRSRRRPIAPYVLLLPAILILLLALGYPILWQLITSMQHFGLAQQFGQPAPFVWFDNYIQLFSDSYMWIVVARSIAFCLVTAAVTVVIGVGLALLMSGVGKFARIFLQITLLLAWAMPVVAAMTVWNWLFDWRRGIVNSVLTSMGLDFQNHNWLQNPLSFFFVAMVIVVWMSVPFVAFSVYAGLTQVSSEVLEAAQMDGAKGFQRLRHIILPMIRPVLGIVLLLQIIWDLRVFTQIKLLQDKGSIASETNLLGTYIYQLGVGSSDFAMASAVSVFVLILTIALSWFYVRSLLKEDES, from the coding sequence GTGACCGCGACCCAGGAGCACGTGAAGGCTTCCGCCGCCCCGCGTAGCCCGAAGACGCAGGGAGCGCGCCGCTCGCGCAGACGCCCGATCGCGCCCTACGTCCTGCTGCTGCCCGCCATCCTGATCCTGCTGCTCGCGCTCGGCTACCCGATCCTCTGGCAGCTGATCACCTCGATGCAGCACTTCGGACTCGCGCAGCAGTTCGGCCAGCCGGCGCCGTTCGTGTGGTTCGACAACTACATCCAGCTGTTCTCCGACTCCTACATGTGGATCGTCGTCGCGCGATCCATCGCCTTCTGTCTCGTGACCGCGGCGGTGACGGTGGTCATCGGCGTCGGACTCGCGCTGCTGATGAGCGGGGTCGGGAAGTTCGCCAGGATCTTCCTGCAGATCACCCTGCTGCTGGCCTGGGCCATGCCTGTCGTCGCCGCGATGACCGTCTGGAACTGGCTGTTCGACTGGCGCCGCGGCATCGTGAACTCGGTGCTCACCTCGATGGGGCTCGACTTCCAGAACCACAACTGGCTGCAGAACCCGCTCTCGTTCTTCTTCGTCGCCATGGTCATCGTGGTGTGGATGAGCGTCCCGTTCGTCGCCTTCTCGGTGTACGCCGGCCTCACCCAGGTCTCCAGCGAGGTGCTGGAGGCGGCACAGATGGACGGTGCGAAGGGCTTCCAGCGGCTGCGCCACATCATCCTGCCGATGATCAGACCGGTGCTCGGCATCGTGCTGCTGCTCCAGATCATCTGGGACCTGCGGGTGTTCACCCAGATCAAACTGCTGCAGGACAAAGGCTCCATCGCCAGCGAGACCAACCTGCTCGGCACCTACATCTACCAGCTCGGCGTCGGATCGAGCGACTTCGCGATGGCGAGCGCCGTCTCGGTGTTCGTGCTCATCCTGACCATCGCCCTCAGCTGGTTCTACGTGCGTTCGCTGCTCAAGGAGGACGAATCGTGA
- a CDS encoding extracellular solute-binding protein, with protein MKRKLVGLAAVATASALVLAGCASGGGSAPSTDGKGKTVTLWLVGSDTPDELRNYLKTEFKKETGATLKIEQQDWGDIVTKLTTALPDANNTPDVTEMGNTQSPTFTNVGAFLDISDMYKDLGGDNLLKSFVDAGKVDGKNYTLPYYFGSRYMFYRKDIYAAAGATVPTTLDQFNTTVADITAKNPKNIANFSGFFLGGQDWRDGLSWIFANGGDIAQKKGDKWVATLDSEGSQKGLKQLQDLYKNASKAPNDAKDSNQYIYLNDSDQTTDANGNKTGDTSLAAATIMAPGWAHWSIGDLSTKDGKAVRTWNDATFGTYVLPGNDGKPAPVFAGGSNIGISAKSKNPGLSKTLLKIIFSKEYQEMLGKNGLGPANKDYVSSLGDDQFAKALIESASNSKLTPAAPGWAKVEAANVMEEFFSKIRDASDLKALAQEYDTKIDALLNEKNG; from the coding sequence ATGAAGAGAAAGCTCGTCGGCCTCGCCGCAGTGGCTACGGCTTCCGCTCTCGTGCTCGCCGGATGCGCCTCGGGCGGAGGCTCTGCCCCCAGCACCGACGGCAAGGGCAAGACGGTCACCCTGTGGCTCGTCGGCTCGGACACCCCGGATGAGCTCCGCAACTACCTGAAGACGGAGTTCAAGAAGGAGACCGGCGCCACGCTGAAGATCGAGCAGCAGGACTGGGGAGACATCGTCACCAAGCTCACCACCGCGCTCCCCGACGCCAACAACACCCCCGACGTGACCGAGATGGGCAACACCCAGTCGCCGACGTTCACCAACGTCGGTGCGTTCCTCGACATCTCCGACATGTACAAGGACCTCGGTGGCGACAACCTGCTGAAGTCCTTCGTCGACGCCGGCAAGGTGGACGGCAAGAACTACACGCTGCCGTACTACTTCGGCTCGCGCTACATGTTCTACCGCAAGGACATCTACGCGGCCGCCGGAGCGACCGTCCCGACCACGCTCGACCAGTTCAACACCACCGTGGCGGACATCACCGCCAAGAACCCGAAGAACATCGCCAACTTCTCCGGCTTCTTCCTCGGCGGCCAGGACTGGCGCGACGGCCTCTCGTGGATCTTCGCGAACGGCGGCGACATCGCCCAGAAGAAGGGTGACAAGTGGGTCGCCACCCTCGACTCCGAGGGGTCGCAGAAGGGCCTGAAGCAGCTGCAGGACCTGTACAAGAACGCGTCCAAGGCGCCGAACGACGCCAAGGACTCGAACCAGTACATCTACCTGAACGACAGCGACCAGACCACGGACGCCAACGGCAACAAGACGGGTGACACCTCGCTCGCCGCCGCCACCATCATGGCCCCGGGCTGGGCGCACTGGTCGATCGGCGACCTGTCCACCAAGGACGGCAAGGCGGTCCGCACCTGGAACGACGCCACGTTCGGCACCTACGTGCTGCCGGGCAACGACGGCAAGCCGGCCCCGGTCTTCGCGGGTGGCTCGAACATCGGCATCTCGGCCAAGTCCAAGAACCCGGGCCTGTCCAAGACGCTCCTGAAGATCATCTTCTCCAAGGAGTACCAGGAGATGCTCGGCAAGAACGGCCTGGGCCCGGCGAACAAGGACTACGTCTCCTCGCTCGGTGACGACCAGTTCGCGAAGGCGCTCATCGAGTCGGCCTCCAACTCCAAGCTCACCCCGGCGGCCCCGGGCTGGGCGAAGGTGGAGGCGGCGAACGTGATGGAGGAGTTCTTCTCCAAGATCCGCGACGCGTCCGACCTGAAGGCCCTCGCCCAGGAGTACGACACCAAGATCGACGCTCTCCTCAACGAGAAGAACGGCTGA
- a CDS encoding ROK family transcriptional regulator, with the protein MTTTDVHGSASAAPERGASIGSAAGARGLAPGRALRPSAKVLPEHARSHNRSLVLQTLYRSGERSRADIARETGLTRVTVSDLVAELLAEGLVVELGQREAARPGKPAVLLDINRTAHQIVGVDLSDHDRFRGSVMDLDGRALASAEVPLDDATGDAATAKVTDLVDRLIGMATAPILGIGVGSPGVVDLTGTILTAPNLGWSGLRLQELLAERTGRPVVVANDANAAVLAEHSYGDASGDMMLIRVGHGIGAGLIVAGALVYGSHFAAGEIGQVMVGTDLGLEATYRRDQVLEHWLSVPQLQRGIDAARAAGADATPILREAGQRLGIALAPVVGALNLSEIVLSGPAELLDGALAEATIHTLRSRTLAENHADLALRMTTQGQDIVLRGAAVLVLSGQLGVS; encoded by the coding sequence ATGACCACGACGGATGTGCACGGAAGCGCCTCGGCTGCCCCCGAGCGCGGCGCGTCCATCGGGTCGGCGGCAGGGGCCCGCGGGCTCGCCCCGGGGCGGGCGTTGCGCCCCAGTGCGAAGGTCCTGCCCGAGCACGCGCGCAGCCACAACCGATCGCTCGTCCTGCAGACCCTCTACCGGTCGGGGGAGCGCAGCCGCGCCGACATCGCCCGCGAGACCGGTCTGACCCGGGTCACCGTCTCGGACCTCGTCGCAGAGCTGCTCGCCGAAGGGCTCGTCGTCGAGCTCGGCCAGCGCGAGGCCGCCCGACCGGGCAAGCCCGCCGTACTGCTCGACATCAACCGCACCGCGCACCAGATCGTCGGCGTCGACCTCAGCGACCATGACCGCTTCCGCGGGTCGGTCATGGACCTCGACGGACGCGCCCTCGCCTCCGCGGAGGTCCCCCTCGACGACGCCACCGGCGACGCCGCGACCGCGAAGGTCACCGACCTCGTCGACCGGCTGATCGGGATGGCGACCGCGCCCATCCTCGGAATCGGCGTCGGCTCGCCCGGTGTCGTGGACCTCACCGGCACCATCCTCACCGCCCCGAACCTCGGCTGGAGCGGACTCCGCCTGCAGGAACTGCTCGCCGAGCGGACCGGGCGTCCCGTCGTCGTCGCGAACGACGCGAACGCGGCCGTGCTCGCCGAGCACAGCTACGGGGACGCGTCAGGGGACATGATGCTCATCCGCGTCGGCCACGGCATCGGCGCCGGCCTGATCGTCGCCGGCGCCCTGGTCTACGGCAGCCACTTCGCCGCCGGCGAGATCGGCCAGGTCATGGTCGGGACGGACCTCGGGCTCGAGGCGACCTACCGCAGGGACCAGGTGCTCGAGCACTGGCTGAGCGTCCCCCAGCTGCAGCGCGGCATCGACGCCGCCCGGGCCGCAGGCGCCGACGCCACGCCCATCCTGCGTGAGGCCGGGCAGCGTCTCGGCATCGCGCTCGCGCCGGTCGTCGGCGCCCTCAACCTGTCGGAGATCGTGCTCAGCGGCCCGGCGGAACTGCTCGATGGCGCCCTCGCCGAGGCGACCATCCACACGCTCCGGAGCCGGACGCTGGCCGAGAACCATGCCGACCTCGCGCTCCGGATGACCACGCAGGGGCAGGACATCGTCCTGCGCGGCGCGGCCGTACTCGTCCTCTCCGGACAACTCGGGGTCTCGTGA
- a CDS encoding serine hydrolase: MSDADLLLSRFVRSVDREGLGAYGAVALVGEEESEHRWRSDDRENLYSVSKGVSALAAGIAIDEGLLSPGTTVLEALPDLERGEGVDGVTLRDLLTMSSGIDFVWFGDEPVPGADLAQEMLRRPTSGPGETFQYSDASTYVAMRMLAARVGDVRDWLLPRLFDPLGIDNPQWMRCPLGHIMGGTGLQLRTGELARIGRLLRDRGEWRGRRLVSAGWIDAMHADWRGTGLGATSDRYGIAVWAGPSGLWRLDGRYGQYVVVDDGRGAVLTVTAHEEFRHGRLLELAHEAIQA; encoded by the coding sequence ATGTCCGACGCCGACCTGCTCCTGAGCCGTTTCGTCCGTTCCGTCGACCGGGAGGGGCTCGGGGCGTACGGCGCCGTCGCGCTCGTCGGCGAGGAGGAGAGCGAGCACCGCTGGCGCAGCGACGACCGCGAGAACCTGTACTCGGTCTCCAAGGGTGTCAGCGCCCTCGCGGCCGGCATCGCCATCGACGAGGGGCTGCTCTCCCCGGGCACCACGGTCCTCGAGGCGCTGCCGGACCTGGAGCGGGGCGAGGGTGTCGACGGGGTGACGCTCCGCGACCTGCTGACCATGTCGAGCGGGATCGACTTCGTCTGGTTCGGGGATGAGCCGGTGCCGGGAGCCGACCTGGCCCAGGAGATGCTGCGCAGGCCGACCAGCGGCCCGGGGGAGACCTTCCAGTACTCGGACGCCAGCACCTACGTCGCCATGCGGATGCTGGCCGCGCGCGTCGGCGACGTGCGCGACTGGCTGCTCCCGCGCCTGTTCGACCCGCTGGGGATCGACAACCCGCAGTGGATGCGCTGCCCGCTGGGGCACATCATGGGCGGCACCGGTCTGCAGCTGCGCACCGGCGAGCTCGCCCGGATCGGTCGGCTGCTGCGCGACCGCGGCGAGTGGCGCGGTCGGCGCCTCGTGAGCGCCGGCTGGATCGACGCGATGCACGCCGACTGGCGCGGGACGGGACTGGGAGCGACCAGCGACCGGTACGGCATCGCGGTCTGGGCGGGTCCGTCGGGGCTCTGGCGTCTCGACGGCCGCTACGGGCAGTACGTGGTCGTCGACGACGGCCGCGGGGCGGTGCTCACCGTCACGGCGCACGAGGAGTTCCGGCACGGCCGCCTGCTCGAACTCGCGCACGAGGCGATCCAGGCCTGA
- a CDS encoding SDR family NAD(P)-dependent oxidoreductase, with protein sequence MTASPAPARTPFALSGSRALVTAASRGLGREIALELAGQGADVIVGVRDPEGSAALVEELSAFGVAASAIRMDVLDLAACRAAIDAAIAELGPIDILVNNAGGGIDAPALSVTEEDFDRVWQLNTRSTFFLSQHLAGSMRENGGGAIVNVASQAGLVALPGESSYCAAKAAVVHLTRCLAVEWGEYGIRVNAVAPTFIETDGTAAALSDDDFRADTIERIAALHRLGKPAEVSGAVAFLASPAASLVTGQTLAIDGGWTAR encoded by the coding sequence ATGACCGCATCCCCCGCACCCGCCCGCACGCCGTTCGCCCTCTCCGGCTCCCGCGCCCTCGTGACCGCCGCGAGCCGCGGCCTCGGCCGCGAGATCGCCCTCGAGCTCGCCGGCCAGGGCGCCGACGTCATCGTGGGGGTACGCGACCCTGAGGGCTCCGCCGCCCTCGTCGAGGAGCTCTCCGCGTTCGGCGTCGCCGCCAGCGCGATCCGCATGGATGTGCTCGATCTCGCCGCCTGCCGCGCCGCCATCGACGCCGCGATCGCCGAACTCGGGCCGATCGACATCCTGGTCAACAACGCCGGCGGCGGGATCGACGCGCCAGCGCTCTCCGTGACGGAGGAGGACTTCGACCGCGTCTGGCAGCTGAACACCCGCTCGACGTTCTTCCTCTCCCAGCACCTGGCAGGCTCGATGCGGGAGAACGGCGGCGGCGCGATCGTCAACGTCGCCTCGCAGGCCGGCCTCGTCGCACTCCCCGGCGAGTCGTCGTACTGCGCGGCGAAGGCCGCCGTCGTGCACCTCACCCGCTGCCTCGCCGTCGAATGGGGCGAGTACGGCATCCGCGTGAACGCCGTCGCCCCCACCTTCATCGAGACGGACGGGACGGCCGCAGCGCTCTCGGACGACGACTTCCGCGCGGACACGATCGAGCGGATCGCCGCGCTGCACCGGCTCGGGAAGCCCGCCGAGGTGTCCGGCGCCGTCGCGTTCCTCGCCTCCCCCGCCGCCTCCCTCGTCACCGGTCAGACGCTCGCGATCGACGGGGGCTGGACCGCGCGCTGA
- a CDS encoding aldo/keto reductase — protein MPALTDTFTLSNGVEIPKIGFGTWQIPDGPETYDSVRAALDTGYRHIDTARAYGNEASVGRAVRDSGIPRDEIFITTKCPAEVKDAEGARHAFERSSELLDLGHVDLYLIHAPWPWSDQGSDHRAGNIEVWKVFEELYDAGRTRSIGVSNFQVADLESLLGATTVVPHANQIRWFVGNTQPETTAFCRERDILVEGYSPLATGRLLDNEDIAAIAEKYGKSVAQVSIRYLLQHDVLPLPKSTTPSRIAANADVDFELSADDMAALDALRS, from the coding sequence ATGCCCGCACTGACTGACACCTTCACCCTCTCCAACGGCGTCGAGATCCCGAAGATCGGATTCGGCACCTGGCAGATCCCGGACGGCCCCGAGACCTACGACTCTGTCCGCGCCGCGCTCGACACCGGCTACCGGCACATCGACACCGCCCGCGCGTACGGCAACGAGGCGAGCGTCGGCCGCGCCGTTCGTGACAGCGGCATCCCGCGCGACGAGATCTTCATCACCACCAAGTGCCCGGCCGAGGTGAAGGACGCCGAGGGCGCCCGGCACGCGTTCGAGCGCTCCAGCGAGCTGCTCGACCTCGGGCACGTCGACCTGTACCTGATCCATGCGCCGTGGCCGTGGAGCGACCAGGGCAGCGACCACCGCGCCGGAAACATCGAGGTCTGGAAGGTGTTCGAGGAGCTCTACGACGCCGGACGCACCCGCTCGATCGGTGTGAGCAACTTCCAGGTCGCCGACCTCGAGTCACTGCTCGGCGCGACCACGGTGGTGCCGCACGCGAACCAGATCCGTTGGTTCGTCGGCAACACCCAGCCGGAGACGACGGCGTTCTGCCGCGAGCGCGACATCCTCGTCGAGGGCTACTCGCCGCTGGCGACCGGCCGCCTGCTCGACAACGAGGACATCGCCGCCATCGCCGAGAAGTACGGTAAGTCGGTCGCCCAGGTGAGCATCCGCTACCTGCTGCAGCACGATGTGCTCCCGCTGCCGAAGTCGACAACGCCCAGCCGCATCGCGGCGAACGCCGACGTCGACTTCGAGCTCTCCGCCGACGACATGGCGGCCCTGGACGCACTCCGCTCCTGA
- a CDS encoding VOC family protein, with product MYMKLEVVVLPVSDVDRAKAFYAGLGWREDADFTVDEGYRVVQFTPPESEASIIFGTGLTTAEPGSTQGLQLTVYDIDEAREALIAGGADVSELWHDETGVFHHAGTAGRVPGPHPERADYSTFASFSDPDGNGWILQEIKKRLPGR from the coding sequence ATGTACATGAAGCTCGAGGTGGTCGTGCTCCCCGTCTCCGACGTGGATCGGGCGAAGGCGTTCTACGCCGGGCTCGGCTGGCGGGAGGACGCCGACTTCACGGTGGACGAGGGATATCGGGTGGTGCAGTTCACCCCGCCGGAGTCGGAGGCGTCGATCATCTTCGGCACCGGCCTCACGACCGCAGAGCCCGGCTCGACGCAGGGCCTGCAGCTGACCGTCTACGACATCGACGAGGCTCGGGAGGCGCTCATCGCCGGCGGCGCCGACGTCTCGGAGCTCTGGCACGACGAGACCGGCGTCTTCCACCACGCGGGCACCGCCGGACGGGTCCCCGGCCCGCATCCCGAGCGCGCCGACTACTCCACCTTCGCCTCCTTCTCGGACCCGGACGGCAACGGCTGGATCCTGCAGGAGATCAAGAAGCGGCTGCCGGGACGATGA